A single region of the Ramlibacter henchirensis genome encodes:
- the moaA gene encoding GTP 3',8-cyclase MoaA: MAERVIPLVDQRTAALTARIPAEPVPATGQLRDSLARPLRDLRISVTDRCNFRCSYCMPKEVFGKDYPYLPHAELLTFEEITRLARQFVAHGVHKIRLTGGEPLLRKNIEILIEQLSQLRTVEGEPVELALTTNGSLLARKAAALKQAGLRRVTVSLDGLDDAVFRRMNDVDFPVAEVLRGLEAAAAAGLGPLKVNMVVKRGTNEHEIVPMARHFRGTGIVLRFIEYMDVGATNGWRMDEVLPSADVVQRLQEVFPLRALEPTAPGETAERWAYEDGAGEIGVISSVTQAFCGTCNRARLSTEGRLYLCLFADQGHDLRALVRGGASDEQLASAIAHIWHGRADRYSQLRSQLPPDAGKGRKRVEMSYIGG, from the coding sequence GGCCAGCTGCGCGACTCGCTGGCGCGCCCGCTGCGCGACCTGCGCATCAGCGTCACCGACCGCTGCAACTTCCGCTGCAGCTACTGCATGCCCAAGGAGGTGTTCGGCAAGGACTACCCGTACCTGCCGCACGCCGAACTGCTGACCTTCGAGGAGATCACCCGCCTCGCCCGGCAGTTCGTCGCCCACGGCGTGCACAAGATCCGCCTCACCGGCGGCGAGCCGCTGCTGCGCAAGAACATCGAAATCCTCATCGAGCAGCTCTCGCAGCTGCGCACCGTGGAAGGCGAGCCGGTGGAACTGGCCCTGACCACCAACGGTTCGCTGCTGGCCCGCAAGGCCGCGGCACTCAAGCAGGCGGGCCTGCGCCGCGTGACGGTGAGTCTGGACGGCCTGGACGACGCGGTGTTCCGCCGCATGAACGACGTCGATTTCCCGGTGGCCGAGGTGCTGCGCGGCCTCGAAGCGGCCGCGGCCGCGGGCCTCGGTCCGCTCAAGGTGAACATGGTGGTCAAGCGCGGCACCAACGAGCACGAGATCGTGCCGATGGCGCGCCACTTCCGCGGCACCGGCATCGTGCTTCGCTTCATCGAGTACATGGACGTGGGCGCCACCAACGGCTGGCGGATGGACGAAGTCCTGCCCTCGGCCGATGTCGTGCAGCGTCTTCAGGAGGTCTTTCCGCTGCGCGCCCTGGAGCCCACGGCGCCCGGGGAGACCGCCGAGCGCTGGGCGTACGAGGACGGCGCCGGCGAGATCGGCGTGATCAGCAGCGTGACGCAGGCGTTCTGCGGCACCTGCAACCGCGCGCGGCTGTCCACCGAGGGCCGCCTGTACCTGTGCCTGTTCGCCGACCAGGGCCACGACCTGCGCGCGCTGGTGCGCGGCGGCGCCAGCGACGAACAGCTCGCCTCGGCCATCGCCCACATCTGGCACGGCCGGGCGGACCGTTATTCGCAGCTGCGCAGCCAGCTGCCCCCCGACGCCGGCAAGGGCCGCAAGCGCGTCGAAATGAGCTACATCGGCGGTTGA
- the mobA gene encoding molybdenum cofactor guanylyltransferase MobA, whose amino-acid sequence MHREEVTGVVLAGGRGSRMGGVDKGLQNFNGVPLALHTLLRLQVQVGEAMVNANRNLAAYESFGVPVWPDALPDFAGPLAGFLAGLEQSQTEWVVTVPCDTPMFPADLVERLGEAAEREDAEIAMASAKEADGQLRTQPVFCLLRRDLLESLVQFTHGGGRKIDAWTAQHRTVVVPFDRPGDDPQAFFNANTLAELRQLERR is encoded by the coding sequence ATGCATCGGGAAGAAGTCACCGGAGTCGTGCTCGCGGGCGGCCGCGGCTCGCGCATGGGCGGGGTCGACAAGGGCCTGCAGAACTTCAACGGCGTGCCGCTCGCGCTGCACACATTGCTGCGGCTGCAGGTTCAGGTGGGCGAGGCGATGGTCAATGCCAACCGCAACCTGGCCGCGTACGAATCGTTCGGCGTGCCGGTCTGGCCGGACGCCCTGCCCGACTTCGCCGGACCGCTGGCGGGCTTCCTCGCCGGCCTCGAGCAGTCGCAGACGGAGTGGGTGGTGACGGTGCCCTGCGACACGCCGATGTTCCCCGCCGACCTGGTCGAGCGCCTGGGCGAAGCCGCGGAGCGCGAGGACGCCGAGATCGCGATGGCCAGCGCCAAGGAAGCGGACGGCCAGCTGCGCACGCAGCCGGTGTTCTGCCTCCTGCGCCGCGACCTGCTCGAAAGCCTCGTGCAGTTCACCCATGGCGGCGGCCGCAAGATCGACGCCTGGACTGCGCAGCACCGCACCGTCGTCGTGCCGTTCGACCGGCCGGGCGATGATCCCCAAGCCTTCTTCAACGCCAACACACTGGCCGAGCTGCGACAGCTGGAGCGGCGGTGA
- the glp gene encoding gephyrin-like molybdotransferase Glp, translating to MKTLAQIAAELQGYDPQALPAPAVGEFLSKLVSPVADIEDVATGEALDRVLARDVVSPISVPPHDNSAMDGFAFDGSQLLAGAPLELSVIGTALAGKAWQGDVRPGECVKIMTGAIMPAGLDTVVPQEFTRPAGQDRIAIPAGVLQRGDNRRLAGEDLTAGRPALLQGDRLGPAACGLLASLGLPTVPVLRRLRVAYFSTGDEILSLGEPAREGAIYDSNRYTVRGMLARLGCEVIDLGVVRDQPALLERAFRDAASRADAIITSGGVSVGEADFTKAMMKQLGDVAFWKIAMRPGRPMAVGRIGSSVLFGLPGNPVAVMVTFLAFVRPALLRMMGCRDCAPPPLLRARSVEAMRKKPGRTEYQRGIVSTGRDGRLEVRTTGNQGSGVLSSMVQANGLIVLHHAQGGVAAGDEVDVMMFEGLL from the coding sequence GTGAAGACGCTGGCGCAGATCGCCGCGGAACTGCAGGGCTATGACCCGCAGGCGCTGCCGGCCCCGGCCGTCGGCGAATTCCTCTCGAAACTGGTTTCTCCGGTGGCCGACATCGAGGACGTCGCGACCGGCGAGGCGCTCGACCGCGTGCTGGCCCGCGACGTGGTGTCGCCGATCAGCGTTCCGCCGCACGACAACTCGGCCATGGACGGCTTCGCGTTCGACGGCTCGCAGTTGTTGGCCGGCGCGCCGCTGGAACTCAGCGTCATCGGCACGGCGCTGGCGGGCAAGGCCTGGCAGGGCGACGTACGCCCTGGCGAGTGCGTGAAGATCATGACCGGCGCGATCATGCCGGCCGGCCTCGACACCGTCGTGCCGCAGGAATTCACCCGGCCCGCCGGCCAAGACCGCATCGCCATTCCGGCGGGCGTGCTCCAGCGCGGCGACAACCGCCGCCTCGCGGGCGAGGACCTGACGGCCGGCCGACCCGCGCTGTTGCAAGGCGACCGCCTGGGCCCCGCCGCGTGCGGCCTGCTCGCGAGCCTGGGCCTGCCCACCGTGCCCGTTTTGCGCCGCCTCCGCGTCGCCTACTTCTCGACAGGTGACGAGATCCTCAGCCTGGGCGAGCCGGCGCGCGAGGGCGCCATCTACGACAGCAACCGCTACACCGTGCGCGGGATGCTCGCGCGGCTGGGCTGCGAGGTGATCGACCTGGGGGTGGTGCGCGACCAGCCGGCGCTGCTGGAGCGGGCCTTCCGCGACGCGGCTTCACGAGCCGACGCGATCATCACCAGCGGCGGTGTCAGCGTCGGCGAGGCCGACTTCACCAAGGCCATGATGAAGCAGCTGGGCGACGTGGCGTTCTGGAAGATCGCCATGCGGCCGGGGCGGCCGATGGCGGTCGGCCGGATCGGCTCTTCCGTGCTGTTCGGCCTGCCGGGCAACCCTGTCGCTGTGATGGTGACCTTCCTGGCCTTCGTGCGGCCCGCGCTGCTGCGCATGATGGGCTGCCGCGATTGCGCGCCGCCACCGCTGTTGCGCGCCCGCAGCGTCGAAGCCATGCGCAAGAAGCCCGGGCGCACCGAGTACCAGCGGGGAATCGTGTCGACGGGCCGGGACGGCCGGCTGGAAGTGCGCACCACGGGCAACCAGGGGTCGGGCGTGCTCAGTTCGATGGTTCAGGCCAACGGCTTGATCGTCCTCCACCACGCCCAGGGCGGTGTCGCCGCCGGGGACGAGGTGGACGTCATGATGTTCGAAGGCCTGCTGTAG
- a CDS encoding efflux RND transporter permease subunit: MQLPEIAIRRPVFATVLSLLVVLIGAVSFNRLPVREYPKIDEPVVTVSVRYPGASAEVIESQVTKPLEDSIAGIDAVDVLSSISRAEQSQISVRFRLEKDADAAAAEVRDRTSRVRNRLPQEIDEPVIAKVEADAFPVLWLAFTSDTLSPLQINDLVNRIVKPRLQTVTGVADVRIFGERKYAMRVWLDPDKLAGYRLTTQDVEDAVRRSNLEVPAGRIESQQREFSVTSQTDLVRPAQFGEIVVKNVNGFPVKIRDVARVEEAPADVRSGVRLNGRQAIGTGVIRQATANPLTLAQGVRDMIPQLKQDLPPDVNVDVANDNSLFIDRSVQNVYRTIAEAVILVALVIFVFLRTLRASVIPIVTIPVSLIGTFGMMALAGFTINTLTLLALVLAIGLVVDDAIVMLENIFRHIEEGLDPFSAAIKGAREIGFAVITMTLTLVAVYAPLAFTPGRTGRLFVEFALALAGSVLVSGFVALTLTPMMCSKLLRHNPKPNFFDRGMEKLLVGLSKRYGRTLRWVLTARAGGAGGRLLQARWIVIGVMLASALGIAAVWPTMKSELSPLEDRGTILATINAPDGATLDYTNRYAQELERLGQQYKEFDRIFASLGNPTVSQGSVIYRATPWEDRKRTTLEIARELQPRVSGLPGINAFIVTPPSLGQGFRDRPVNFVIQTSDSYENLSRVVREMQDEIAKNPGIIGVDVDLRLNKPELRIQVDRDKAADMGVGVDVVARAMETQLGGRQVTRYKRDAEQYDVIIQTRASGRSTPEDIDSIYVRGRNDTMIPLSALVKVSESVSPRELNHFGQRRSATITANLSSDYSLGQALQFMEQTAAKVLKQGYTTDLNGTSREFRNSQGALAIVFVLALVFIFLVLAAQFESFVDPFVILLSVPLSMIGALLALKWSGGSLNVYSQIGLITLVGLITKHGILIVEFSNQLREQGKALLDAVVEAATLRLRPILMTTGAMVLGAIPLALSTGAGAESRIQIGWVIVGGMSLGTVLTVFVVPTMYMLFARDKVPGANKADAREDEHREPIRGDLIAK, translated from the coding sequence ATGCAACTGCCCGAGATCGCGATCCGCCGCCCGGTGTTCGCCACCGTGCTGTCGCTGCTGGTGGTGCTGATCGGCGCGGTCAGCTTCAATCGGCTGCCGGTGCGCGAGTACCCCAAGATCGACGAGCCGGTCGTCACGGTCAGCGTGCGCTATCCCGGCGCCTCGGCCGAAGTCATCGAGTCTCAGGTGACCAAGCCGCTGGAGGACTCCATCGCGGGCATCGACGCGGTGGACGTGCTTTCGTCCATCAGCCGCGCCGAGCAGAGCCAGATCTCGGTGCGTTTCCGGCTCGAGAAGGACGCCGACGCCGCCGCGGCGGAGGTGCGCGACCGAACGTCCCGGGTGCGCAACCGCCTGCCGCAGGAAATCGACGAGCCGGTCATCGCCAAGGTCGAGGCCGACGCCTTCCCGGTGCTCTGGCTGGCCTTCACCAGCGACACGCTCAGCCCGCTGCAGATCAACGACCTGGTCAACCGCATCGTCAAGCCGCGGCTTCAGACGGTGACGGGCGTCGCCGACGTGCGCATCTTCGGCGAGCGCAAGTACGCGATGCGGGTCTGGCTCGATCCCGACAAGCTGGCCGGCTACCGCCTGACCACCCAGGACGTGGAAGACGCGGTGCGGCGCAGCAACCTGGAGGTGCCGGCCGGGCGCATCGAGTCGCAGCAGCGCGAGTTCAGCGTCACCTCGCAGACGGACCTGGTGCGGCCGGCCCAGTTCGGCGAGATCGTGGTCAAGAACGTCAACGGCTTCCCGGTGAAGATCCGCGACGTGGCGCGGGTCGAGGAAGCGCCCGCCGACGTGCGCAGCGGCGTGCGGCTCAACGGCAGGCAGGCGATCGGCACCGGCGTGATCCGCCAGGCGACCGCCAACCCGCTGACGCTGGCGCAGGGCGTGCGGGACATGATCCCGCAGCTCAAGCAGGACCTGCCGCCGGACGTCAACGTCGATGTCGCCAACGACAACTCGCTGTTCATCGACCGGTCGGTGCAGAACGTGTACCGCACCATCGCCGAGGCGGTGATCCTGGTGGCGCTGGTGATCTTCGTCTTCCTGCGCACGCTGCGCGCTTCGGTGATCCCGATCGTCACCATCCCGGTCAGCCTGATCGGCACCTTCGGGATGATGGCGCTGGCCGGCTTCACCATCAACACGCTCACGCTGCTGGCGCTGGTGCTGGCCATCGGCCTGGTGGTCGACGACGCCATCGTGATGCTGGAGAACATCTTCCGGCACATCGAGGAGGGGCTGGACCCGTTCTCGGCAGCCATCAAGGGCGCCCGCGAGATCGGCTTCGCGGTCATCACCATGACGCTGACGCTGGTCGCGGTGTACGCGCCGCTGGCGTTCACGCCGGGGCGCACCGGGCGGCTGTTCGTGGAGTTCGCGCTGGCGCTGGCCGGCTCGGTGCTGGTGTCGGGGTTCGTGGCGCTGACGCTCACGCCCATGATGTGTTCCAAGCTGCTGCGCCACAACCCGAAGCCCAACTTCTTCGACCGCGGCATGGAAAAGCTGCTGGTCGGCCTGTCCAAACGCTACGGCCGCACACTGCGCTGGGTGCTCACCGCGCGAGCCGGCGGCGCGGGCGGCCGGCTGCTGCAGGCGCGCTGGATCGTCATCGGCGTCATGCTGGCCAGCGCGCTGGGGATCGCGGCCGTGTGGCCGACGATGAAGTCCGAGCTCTCGCCGCTGGAGGATCGCGGCACCATCCTGGCCACCATCAATGCGCCCGACGGCGCGACGCTGGACTACACCAACCGCTATGCGCAGGAGCTGGAGCGCCTGGGGCAGCAGTACAAGGAGTTCGACCGCATCTTCGCGAGCCTGGGCAACCCGACGGTGTCGCAGGGCAGCGTGATCTACCGCGCGACACCCTGGGAAGACCGCAAGCGCACCACGCTCGAGATCGCGCGCGAACTGCAGCCCCGGGTGAGCGGCCTGCCCGGCATCAACGCCTTCATCGTCACCCCGCCGTCGCTCGGACAGGGCTTCCGGGACCGGCCGGTCAACTTCGTCATCCAGACCTCCGACAGCTACGAGAACCTCAGCCGCGTCGTGCGGGAGATGCAGGACGAGATCGCGAAGAACCCCGGCATCATCGGCGTCGACGTGGACCTGCGGCTGAACAAGCCCGAGCTGCGCATCCAGGTCGACCGCGACAAGGCGGCCGACATGGGCGTCGGCGTCGACGTGGTGGCCCGCGCGATGGAGACCCAGCTGGGCGGCCGCCAGGTCACGCGCTACAAGCGAGACGCCGAGCAGTACGACGTGATCATCCAGACCCGCGCCAGCGGCCGCAGCACGCCGGAGGACATCGACAGCATCTACGTGCGCGGCCGCAACGACACCATGATCCCGCTGTCGGCCCTCGTGAAGGTGAGCGAGAGCGTCAGCCCGCGCGAGCTCAACCACTTCGGGCAGCGGCGCTCGGCCACGATCACGGCCAACCTGTCCTCCGACTACTCGCTCGGCCAGGCGTTGCAGTTCATGGAGCAGACGGCGGCCAAGGTGCTGAAGCAGGGCTACACCACCGACCTGAACGGCACCTCGCGCGAGTTCCGCAACTCGCAGGGCGCGCTGGCCATCGTGTTCGTGCTGGCGCTGGTGTTCATCTTCCTGGTGCTGGCGGCGCAGTTCGAAAGCTTCGTCGACCCCTTCGTGATCCTGCTGTCGGTGCCGCTGTCGATGATCGGCGCGCTGCTCGCGCTCAAGTGGTCGGGCGGCTCGCTGAACGTCTACTCGCAGATCGGCCTGATCACGCTCGTGGGCCTGATCACCAAGCACGGCATCCTGATCGTGGAGTTCTCGAACCAGCTGCGCGAGCAGGGCAAGGCGCTCCTGGACGCGGTGGTCGAGGCCGCCACGCTGCGGCTGCGGCCGATCCTGATGACCACCGGCGCGATGGTGCTGGGCGCCATCCCGCTGGCGCTGTCCACCGGCGCCGGCGCGGAGAGCCGCATCCAGATCGGCTGGGTGATCGTCGGCGGGATGTCGCTGGGCACCGTGCTCACCGTGTTCGTGGTCCCGACGATGTACATGCTGTTCGCCCGCGACAAGGTGCCCGGCGCCAACAAGGCGGATGCACGCGAGGATGAGCACCGCGAGCCCATCCGCGGCGACCTCATCGCGAAGTAA
- a CDS encoding efflux RND transporter periplasmic adaptor subunit: MASKPLYTVIAVAGIAAASGAAWWFQNKRPAPEPQAATATAPASPGAPGAPARPPGVEIARVEVMRLTDDAQAVGSLRSRQSVVVRPEVSGRVTQLNFRDGQRVRKGQLLVQLDDQLPRAQVEQARAELSIARANHKRNQELVAQNFISQRSVDESAANLQVAQAKLSLAEATAARLRILAPFDGIAGIRTVNIGDYLKDGADIVNLEDLDAVFVDFRLPERFQTKLRPGQVAMVQTDALPGRTWNAVIQAIDPLVDANGRSVGIRGCIDNRQLMLRPGMFARITAVFGERDNALVVPEEAIVPEGNRQMVVRLVDGPDQDSKTAQRVEVRTGIRRPGRVEITEGLQPGDVVVVAGQQRIQRDGMPVRVVDLSGAGRGAGGAGRQGGNGAQPGANGVPPAAAPEAAAQGAPARAAAPAAIPVSAPARVSGPNPCLMSQAEAPATRSASRGRAN, encoded by the coding sequence ATGGCATCGAAGCCCCTCTACACGGTGATCGCCGTTGCCGGCATCGCGGCAGCCTCGGGCGCCGCCTGGTGGTTCCAGAACAAGCGACCCGCTCCCGAGCCCCAGGCCGCCACCGCCACAGCGCCTGCCTCTCCCGGTGCGCCCGGCGCCCCGGCCCGCCCGCCGGGGGTGGAAATCGCCCGTGTCGAGGTGATGCGCCTGACCGACGACGCCCAGGCGGTCGGCAGCCTGCGTTCGCGCCAGAGCGTCGTGGTGCGGCCCGAGGTGAGCGGCCGAGTGACCCAGCTGAACTTCCGTGACGGCCAGCGCGTGCGCAAGGGCCAGCTGCTGGTGCAACTGGACGACCAGCTGCCGCGCGCGCAGGTCGAGCAGGCCAGGGCCGAGCTGTCGATCGCCCGCGCCAACCACAAGCGCAACCAGGAGCTGGTGGCGCAGAACTTCATCAGCCAGCGCTCGGTGGACGAGAGCGCGGCCAACCTGCAGGTGGCGCAGGCCAAGCTGTCGCTGGCCGAGGCCACCGCGGCGCGGCTGCGCATCTTGGCGCCGTTCGACGGAATCGCGGGCATCCGCACCGTGAACATCGGCGACTACCTCAAGGACGGCGCCGACATCGTCAACCTCGAAGACCTGGACGCCGTGTTCGTCGACTTCCGCCTGCCCGAGCGCTTCCAGACCAAGCTGCGGCCGGGCCAGGTGGCCATGGTGCAGACCGACGCCCTGCCGGGACGCACCTGGAACGCGGTGATCCAGGCCATCGATCCGCTGGTCGATGCCAACGGCCGTTCGGTGGGCATCCGCGGCTGCATCGACAACCGCCAGCTCATGCTGCGCCCCGGCATGTTCGCCCGCATCACGGCCGTGTTCGGCGAACGCGACAACGCGCTGGTGGTGCCCGAGGAAGCCATCGTTCCCGAGGGCAACCGGCAGATGGTGGTGCGGCTGGTGGATGGCCCCGACCAGGACAGCAAGACGGCCCAGCGCGTCGAGGTCAGGACCGGCATCCGCCGCCCCGGCCGCGTCGAGATCACCGAAGGCCTGCAGCCGGGCGACGTGGTCGTCGTTGCGGGCCAGCAGCGCATCCAGCGCGACGGCATGCCGGTGCGCGTGGTCGACCTCTCGGGTGCCGGGCGCGGCGCAGGCGGCGCGGGCCGCCAGGGCGGCAACGGCGCCCAGCCGGGTGCGAACGGCGTGCCGCCGGCCGCGGCACCGGAAGCCGCTGCGCAGGGAGCCCCCGCCCGGGCTGCGGCTCCTGCGGCCATTCCGGTCTCGGCGCCGGCACGCGTATCGGGACCGAACCCCTGCCTGATGTCGCAGGCCGAGGCACCCGCGACGCGGTCCGCCTCACGCGGCCGGGCCAACTGA
- the rnhA gene encoding ribonuclease HI yields MNQVEIYTDGACKGNPGPGGWGVLLRSGSTQKELFGGELGTTNNRMELMAVIQALSALKRPCAVTLYLDSQYVLKGITEWLPGWKAKGWRTAGKTPVKNAELWKRLDDLVQQSGHVIDWRWVRGHNGDPGNERADALANMGVELALGQRKPPV; encoded by the coding sequence GTGAACCAGGTGGAGATCTACACCGACGGCGCCTGCAAGGGCAATCCCGGCCCCGGCGGCTGGGGCGTGCTGCTGCGCTCGGGCAGCACCCAGAAGGAGCTGTTCGGCGGCGAGCTGGGCACCACCAACAACCGCATGGAGCTGATGGCGGTGATCCAGGCGCTGTCGGCGCTCAAGCGGCCCTGCGCGGTGACGCTGTACCTCGACAGCCAGTACGTCCTGAAGGGCATCACCGAGTGGCTGCCGGGCTGGAAGGCCAAGGGCTGGCGCACGGCCGGCAAGACGCCGGTCAAGAACGCCGAGCTGTGGAAGAGGCTGGACGACCTCGTCCAGCAGAGCGGCCACGTGATCGACTGGCGCTGGGTGCGCGGGCACAACGGCGACCCTGGCAACGAGCGCGCCGACGCCCTGGCCAACATGGGCGTGGAGCTTGCGTTGGGCCAACGCAAGCCGCCCGTGTAA
- a CDS encoding class I SAM-dependent methyltransferase — translation MSDAIIGMHEWFETPPGRYLLAWEKAEFDRAVADIFGYHALQLGLPELDTLASNRMPHKWLGLRELHPLDGSRKPALMTDYAALPFEANSVDLVVLPHSLELNTDPHATLREVERVLVPEGKVVICCLNPASLWGLRQRRAHIYRRLGFGQLFLPDAGEFIGYRRLRDWLRLLNFEVETGNFGCWRPALATDRWLDRFDWMDSLGERWWPIFGAVYFVVATKRVRGMKLVGKLWKPAKAIATAPVPLANRRPQLETTATAERQEVRLP, via the coding sequence ATGAGCGATGCGATTATAGGAATGCATGAGTGGTTCGAGACCCCGCCCGGGCGCTATCTGCTCGCCTGGGAGAAGGCGGAATTCGACCGCGCAGTGGCCGACATCTTCGGCTACCACGCCCTGCAACTGGGCCTGCCCGAACTCGACACGCTCGCTTCCAACCGGATGCCGCACAAGTGGCTCGGGCTGCGCGAGCTGCATCCGCTGGACGGTTCACGCAAACCGGCATTGATGACGGATTACGCGGCGCTGCCGTTCGAGGCCAACAGCGTGGACCTGGTGGTGCTGCCGCACTCGCTGGAGCTGAACACGGACCCCCACGCCACGCTGCGCGAGGTCGAGCGCGTGCTGGTGCCCGAGGGCAAGGTCGTGATCTGCTGCCTGAACCCGGCGAGCCTGTGGGGCCTGAGGCAGCGCCGCGCGCACATCTACCGCCGCCTCGGCTTCGGCCAGCTGTTCCTGCCCGACGCGGGCGAGTTCATCGGCTACCGGCGCCTGCGCGACTGGCTGCGCCTGCTCAATTTCGAGGTCGAGACCGGCAACTTCGGCTGCTGGCGGCCCGCGCTGGCCACCGACCGCTGGCTCGATCGCTTCGACTGGATGGACTCGCTCGGCGAGCGCTGGTGGCCCATCTTCGGCGCCGTCTACTTCGTCGTCGCCACCAAGCGCGTGCGCGGCATGAAGCTGGTGGGCAAGCTCTGGAAGCCGGCCAAGGCGATCGCCACCGCGCCGGTGCCGCTGGCCAACCGACGGCCGCAGCTGGAGACCACCGCCACGGCCGAACGGCAGGAAGTGCGCCTGCCGTGA
- the gloB gene encoding hydroxyacylglutathione hydrolase — protein sequence MKLVPLPAFQDNYLWVLHDGQRALVVDPGDAQPVLEFIRRSGLQLEAILVTHHHADHIGGLAAVRDATGAQVFGPARESIPEPYRPLAQGDRIGALGLPLEVLDVPGHTAGHIAYFTPDVDGAPVLFCGDTLFSGGCGRLFEGTPGQMLSSLDALAALPASTRVCCAHEYTLANLRFARAVEPSNEELARYQQHCEELRGRGEPTLPATIGEEKRINPFLRTRQPSVVRAAQAYNGASARDEVAVFAAIRQWKNEFR from the coding sequence ATGAAGTTAGTTCCTCTGCCCGCGTTCCAGGACAACTACCTCTGGGTGTTGCACGATGGGCAACGGGCGCTGGTGGTCGACCCGGGCGACGCGCAGCCGGTGCTGGAATTCATCCGGCGCTCCGGCTTGCAACTGGAAGCGATTCTAGTCACGCACCACCATGCGGACCATATCGGCGGCCTGGCCGCCGTGCGCGACGCCACCGGCGCGCAGGTGTTCGGGCCGGCGCGCGAATCGATTCCCGAGCCCTACCGGCCCCTGGCGCAGGGCGACCGGATCGGCGCCCTCGGCCTGCCCTTGGAGGTGCTGGACGTCCCCGGCCACACCGCCGGGCACATCGCCTACTTCACGCCGGACGTCGATGGCGCGCCGGTCCTGTTCTGCGGCGACACGCTGTTTTCCGGCGGCTGCGGCCGGCTGTTCGAAGGCACGCCGGGGCAGATGCTTTCCTCCCTCGACGCGCTGGCCGCCCTGCCCGCGTCCACACGCGTGTGCTGCGCGCACGAGTACACGCTGGCCAACCTGCGCTTCGCGCGCGCGGTGGAGCCGTCCAACGAGGAACTCGCCCGCTACCAGCAGCACTGCGAGGAGTTGCGCGGCCGCGGCGAACCGACATTGCCCGCCACCATCGGCGAGGAAAAGCGGATCAATCCTTTCCTGCGCACCCGCCAGCCTTCGGTGGTGCGGGCCGCGCAGGCCTACAACGGCGCCAGCGCCAGGGACGAAGTAGCGGTCTTCGCCGCCATCCGCCAATGGAAAAACGAGTTCAGATGA